One Halobacterium sp. DL1 DNA window includes the following coding sequences:
- a CDS encoding thioredoxin peroxidase, whose translation MADAHYDLPEATVDTGPLPEGTEAPDFTLPTTADQTVSLHEFRGQPVVLVFYPADWSPVCGDQIALYNELVDEFKQYGAQVLAISVDGPWSHQAFSDARNISFPLLSDFHPKGEVARAYGVYRPEVGSSERALFVVDGDGVIQWSYVSPVGINPGADGILEALEALDADSEE comes from the coding sequence ATGGCAGACGCCCACTACGACCTCCCGGAGGCGACGGTCGACACCGGACCGCTCCCCGAGGGGACGGAGGCACCCGACTTCACGCTCCCGACGACCGCCGACCAGACCGTCTCGCTCCACGAGTTCCGCGGCCAGCCGGTCGTCCTGGTGTTCTACCCGGCGGACTGGAGCCCGGTCTGTGGCGACCAGATAGCGCTGTACAACGAACTCGTCGACGAGTTCAAGCAGTACGGCGCGCAGGTGCTGGCCATCTCCGTCGACGGCCCGTGGAGCCACCAGGCGTTCTCCGACGCCCGCAACATCTCGTTCCCGCTGCTCTCGGACTTCCACCCGAAGGGCGAGGTGGCGAGAGCCTACGGCGTCTACCGTCCGGAGGTCGGCAGCAGCGAGCGCGCGCTGTTCGTCGTCGACGGCGACGGCGTCATCCAGTGGTCCTACGTCTCGCCGGTCGGCATCAACCCCGGCGCCGACGGCATCCTCGAGGCGCTCGAAGCGCTCGACGCTGATTCCGAGGAATGA
- a CDS encoding phospholipase, whose product MSDANPHAGQPVEHRGTALEDAERAVVLLHGRGARATGMLQFAEDLPSEDTAFVAPQATRATWYPNSFLEPTTENEPWFSSALSLVGDVFDDVTEHVPADRVLVLGFSQGACLGSEFVARNPQRFGGFVAFSGGLHGPEGTSYDYDGSLDGTPVFLGCSDRDPHIPESRVHETKAVFESMDADVTERIYEGMGHGVNEDELEFAAGMVDRL is encoded by the coding sequence GTGAGCGACGCGAACCCGCACGCCGGCCAGCCGGTCGAGCACCGCGGGACAGCCCTCGAAGACGCCGAACGCGCCGTCGTGCTGCTCCACGGACGGGGTGCCCGAGCCACGGGGATGCTCCAGTTCGCCGAGGACCTCCCGAGCGAGGACACGGCGTTCGTCGCGCCGCAGGCCACCCGCGCGACCTGGTACCCGAACAGCTTCCTCGAACCCACGACGGAGAACGAGCCGTGGTTCTCCTCGGCGCTCTCGCTCGTCGGCGACGTCTTCGACGACGTCACCGAGCACGTGCCCGCCGACCGCGTCCTCGTCCTCGGGTTCTCCCAGGGCGCCTGCCTGGGCAGCGAGTTTGTCGCGCGCAACCCCCAGCGCTTCGGCGGTTTCGTCGCGTTCTCCGGCGGCCTCCACGGGCCCGAGGGGACGTCCTACGACTACGACGGCAGCCTCGACGGGACGCCCGTCTTCCTCGGCTGCAGCGACCGCGACCCCCACATCCCCGAGTCCCGCGTCCACGAGACGAAGGCGGTGTTCGAGTCGATGGACGCCGACGTCACCGAGCGCATCTACGAGGGGATGGGGCACGGCGTCAACGAGGACGAACTCGAGTTCGCGGCGGGGATGGTCGACAGGCTGTAG
- a CDS encoding HxlR family transcriptional regulator translates to MTKDDRYSEEACHVIDSLEQIGSQWRLIVLHDLQDGEKRFNELKRSTDASSRTLSRVLDDLQEMGFVDRRLEEESPVATYYSLTPKGESLFPVFDAIESWADEWLADETSAAEAVESLADG, encoded by the coding sequence ATGACCAAGGACGACCGGTACAGCGAGGAGGCGTGCCACGTCATCGACTCGCTGGAGCAGATCGGCTCCCAGTGGCGGCTCATCGTGCTCCACGACCTGCAGGACGGCGAGAAGCGGTTCAACGAACTGAAGCGCTCGACGGACGCGAGCTCCCGCACGCTCTCCCGCGTGCTCGACGACCTCCAGGAGATGGGGTTCGTCGACCGCCGCCTCGAGGAGGAGTCGCCGGTCGCAACCTACTACTCGCTGACGCCGAAGGGCGAGTCGCTGTTCCCTGTCTTCGACGCCATCGAGTCCTGGGCGGACGAGTGGCTCGCGGACGAGACGAGCGCCGCCGAGGCCGTCGAGTCGCTCGCGGACGGGTAG
- a CDS encoding methionine sulfoxide reductase B, producing MSNTPESETDWREKLTEEEYRVLREQGTERPYSGGHVDRDEEGTYTCAGCGAVLFDAETKFDAHCGWPSFWDAADSEAVERRPDHSQGMERTEVVCANCGGHLGHVFEDGPEPTGERFCINSVSLDFEPDE from the coding sequence ATGTCGAACACACCCGAGAGTGAGACCGACTGGCGCGAGAAACTCACCGAGGAGGAGTACCGCGTGCTCCGCGAGCAGGGCACCGAGCGCCCGTACTCCGGCGGCCACGTCGACCGCGACGAGGAGGGGACGTACACGTGCGCCGGCTGCGGCGCCGTCCTCTTCGACGCGGAGACGAAGTTCGACGCGCACTGCGGCTGGCCGAGCTTCTGGGACGCCGCCGACAGCGAGGCCGTCGAGCGCCGACCCGACCACAGCCAGGGGATGGAGCGCACCGAGGTCGTCTGCGCGAACTGCGGCGGCCACCTCGGCCACGTCTTCGAGGACGGGCCCGAGCCGACGGGCGAGCGGTTCTGCATCAACTCC
- a CDS encoding diguanylate cyclase, which translates to MTTSDAPETAGLHHVTAVAGDPRENVRFYREELGLRLVKRTVNFDDPTTYHLYYGDEVGTPGTILTFFPFENGRSGTPGRGQTTATAFVVPEGSLGFWTERFEERGVDHGDPEERFGARVLPFQDGDGQPLELVEGESDVEPWSDSPIPEEHAIRGFHGVTLHPTQPESTGTVLETLGYERTEEASERVRYVAGERASVVDVLTSGGSWGQPGVGTVHHVAFRAADDDAQAALGDAVSEVGMSTTPQKDRQYFRSIYFREPGGVLFEVATDEPGFATDEDVSELGSSLKLPPWLEDDRAEIESELPPLELEGPA; encoded by the coding sequence ATGACCACATCCGACGCCCCGGAGACGGCGGGTCTCCACCACGTCACCGCGGTGGCCGGCGACCCCCGGGAGAACGTCCGGTTCTACCGGGAGGAACTCGGCCTCCGCCTCGTCAAGCGCACGGTGAACTTCGACGACCCGACGACGTACCACCTCTACTACGGCGACGAGGTCGGGACACCGGGCACCATCTTGACGTTCTTCCCCTTCGAGAACGGGCGCTCCGGGACGCCGGGGCGGGGCCAGACCACCGCGACGGCGTTCGTCGTCCCCGAGGGCAGCCTCGGATTCTGGACCGAACGCTTCGAGGAGCGCGGCGTCGACCACGGTGACCCCGAGGAGCGTTTCGGCGCCCGCGTCCTGCCGTTCCAGGACGGCGACGGCCAGCCACTCGAACTGGTGGAGGGAGAGAGCGACGTCGAACCGTGGAGCGACAGCCCCATCCCCGAGGAGCACGCGATTCGCGGCTTCCACGGCGTCACGCTCCACCCCACCCAGCCCGAGTCGACCGGCACGGTGCTCGAGACGCTCGGCTACGAGCGCACCGAGGAGGCGAGCGAGCGCGTCCGCTACGTCGCCGGCGAGCGCGCGAGCGTCGTGGACGTGCTGACGAGCGGCGGCTCGTGGGGTCAGCCCGGGGTCGGCACGGTCCACCACGTCGCGTTCCGCGCGGCCGACGACGACGCGCAAGCCGCGCTCGGCGACGCCGTCAGCGAGGTTGGGATGTCCACGACGCCACAGAAGGACCGCCAGTACTTCCGCTCCATCTACTTCCGGGAACCCGGCGGCGTCCTCTTTGAGGTGGCAACCGACGAACCAGGCTTCGCCACCGACGAGGACGTCTCGGAGCTCGGCTCGTCGCTCAAGCTGCCGCCGTGGCTCGAGGACGACCGCGCGGAAATCGAGTCCGAACTGCCGCCGCTCGAACTGGAGGGACCGGCGTGA
- a CDS encoding DSBA oxidoreductase, with product MSQLTVPVGDDDHVQGPRDAPVTLVQYGDFECPFCKAAYSVVRELQDRYGPQLRVVFRHFPMKSMHPHARQAAMASEAAALQDERAFWAMHDLLYEHQGPLDDDAILECAETLGLEMDRFRADLASETVDQRVQADFLSGARSGVNGTPSFYVDGVRYDGPHTAPMFGAAIERRLRGY from the coding sequence GTGTCACAACTGACAGTCCCGGTCGGCGACGACGACCACGTCCAGGGCCCGCGGGACGCCCCGGTGACGCTCGTCCAGTACGGCGACTTCGAGTGCCCGTTCTGCAAGGCGGCCTACTCGGTCGTGCGGGAACTCCAGGACCGGTACGGCCCGCAACTCCGCGTGGTGTTCCGCCACTTCCCGATGAAGTCGATGCACCCCCACGCGCGGCAGGCGGCGATGGCGAGCGAGGCCGCTGCCCTGCAGGACGAGCGCGCGTTCTGGGCAATGCACGACCTGCTGTACGAACACCAGGGCCCGCTCGACGACGACGCAATTCTGGAGTGCGCCGAGACCCTGGGCCTGGAGATGGACCGGTTCCGCGCCGACCTGGCGAGCGAGACGGTCGACCAGCGCGTGCAGGCGGACTTCCTCAGCGGTGCCCGAAGCGGCGTCAACGGCACGCCCTCGTTCTACGTCGACGGCGTCCGCTACGACGGCCCGCACACGGCGCCGATGTTCGGCGCGGCCATCGAGCGACGCCTCCGCGGCTACTGA